The Pseudomonas sp. IB20 region CCCGCACCATGGCCGACATATTGGGCATGCAACCGGCCAAAGCGGCAAACACAAACAATGTCCAGCTCGGCGCCTGAAGCCGGGTGCATAACAGCAACAGCAACAACGCCCCGCCGCCGATCAGTGCCGCCAGCGGCAGCACCCTGCCCTGGCTATAACGGTCCACCAACCGCGAAACCTGCGGCGCGCAAAACGCCGTGGCCAAGGCAAACACCGCTGCCACCGCGCCCGCCAGGCCATAGCCGCCATGCACTTGCGAAAGCATGGTGATCAGGCCGATACCGACCATCGATATCGGCATGCGCGCCAGCATGCCGGCCAATACAAAAGCCCGACTGCCTGGGGCCTGGAACAACTCGGCGTAGGGGTTTGCCATCCTGCTTGACCTCTTCCTCAGCGCCTTGAAACTTGCTATCTGCAGTCATCAAGGCAACATACATACGGTGCGTATGTGGCAAATCATGCGTAACATACGCAGCGTATGTCAATCACTCAAACACTCATCGCGAGCCTTACCTATGAGCCGAGCCCGTGCCGAAATGATCGAAGACACCCGCGCCCGGCTGATCGCCAGCGCCCGCCAGGCCTTCGCCACGCAGGGCTATGCCAACACGTCGATGGACGAGTTTACCGCACGCGCCGGCCTGACCCGTGGGGCGTTGTACCACCACTTTGGTGACAAGAAAGGCCTGTTAGCGGCGGTGGTTGCCCAGCTCGACAGCGAAATGGACGCGCGCTTGCAGCTCATCAGCGATCAGGCCCAGGACCCTTGGGACGGCTTTTGTGAACGCTGCCGCACCTATTTGCGCATGGCGCAGGACCCGGAAATCCAACGCATTGTGTTGCAGGATGCGCCAGCCGTGCTCGGCGATACAGGCGCTCAACAACACTGTGTAGAGTCACTACGCCAACTGCTTGAGGGCTTGATGCAGGCGGGTGCTATCGCGCAAGGCCCCAGCGTTGCGCTGGCGCAGTTGA contains the following coding sequences:
- a CDS encoding TetR/AcrR family transcriptional regulator, translated to MSRARAEMIEDTRARLIASARQAFATQGYANTSMDEFTARAGLTRGALYHHFGDKKGLLAAVVAQLDSEMDARLQLISDQAQDPWDGFCERCRTYLRMAQDPEIQRIVLQDAPAVLGDTGAQQHCVESLRQLLEGLMQAGAIAQGPSVALAQLINGSLVNTALWIARDEHPGARLEEGLQGLELLLRGLKQ